From Xylocopa sonorina isolate GNS202 chromosome 2, iyXylSono1_principal, whole genome shotgun sequence, a single genomic window includes:
- the LOC143432936 gene encoding U2 snRNP-associated SURP motif-containing protein — protein sequence MADKAIMKQIAEQKLKAFSIGTMGKRPLSKKELEEQRKKEQEQAAAQAFEEFVATFQETPNKTTSKVWVKAGTYDAGKRQEDTREKGKLYKPQSKISELVDSRSSAEQAQEYARLLGSNERKLDRLGKKKKEGEKKKSNLELFKEELKMIQEEREERHKYKGVVKNVISTQSEDPMLAALKCVEDGSFDNGDPNTTNLYLGNLNPKITEQQLMEIFGKYGPLASIKIMWPRSDEEKARQRNCGFVAFMSRKDGERALKNLNGRDIMQYEMKLGWGKSVPIPPYPIYIPPALMEITQPPPPSGLPFNAQPHRRDRHKVPRIRNLQTADSQEKENLEKVLQNAVVKVVIPTERNLVMLIHRMVEFVIREGPMFEAMIMNRELNNPMFRFLFENYSPAHIYYRWKLYSILQGDGQKEWHTEDFRMFKGGSVWRPPPINPWTQGMPDELIEIEERQEPRRGSLSNSQRDRLEDLLRNISPERIKVAEAMVFCIEHAEAAEEICDCVSESLSILQTPVNKKIARLYLISDILHNCGVKVNNATIYRKAFETRLLDIFNEVHQAYKQFDSRLKAEGFKVRVMRMFKAWEDWAVYPRDFLVKLQNTFLGLILVDEPEPENDDDIDGAPLSDVDGDGVEDLDGVPLDGAALLKGAMKHGLTPQTTSNYDDIDGVPMDEDIDGVPMDEDDSSNAQSKDDEKKPTIPAGFVPSRWETVDPDQVEAQAMTTSKWEELGQNDDSNSQDTSMDSSGRDYNEERRSRLREIEVKIMQYQDELESGRRTLKSGMTIQGQVEHYRKKLIRKSEREMKDIKSEERDDERRREKKRSTTPESPCHYRDRRRNSTSPSSKINRYRSRSRSPRGKRRSRSPHKKRVPVTPSPPRIRRTPSPSFSSRVSRRSPTNERIDRKRRARSPSLSPPPPPRTSKHRANSPPSPSTRKHRHKHKY from the exons ATGGCAGATAAAGCTATTATGAAG CAAATAGCTGAACAAAAGCTAAAAGCATTTTCAATTGGTACAATGGGTAAAAGACCATTAAGTAAGAAGGAATTAGAAGAACAACGTAAAAAAGAGCAAGAACAAGCTGCGGCTCAG GCTTTCGAAGAATTTGTGGCAACTTTTCAAGAAACACCTAATAAGACAACAAGTAAAGTCTGGGTAAAAGCAGGAACTTATGATGCAGGAAAACGAC AAGAAGATacaagagaaaaaggaaaactTTACAAACCGCAATCAAAAATATCAGAGCTTGTTGATAGTAGATCGTCAGCTGAACAAGCACAAGAGTATGCAAGATTATTAGGGTCGAATGAAAGGAAATTAGATAGGttgggaaaaaagaaaaaggaaggtGAGAAGAAAAAGAGTAATCTTGAATTATTTAAAGAGGAATTGAAAATGATACAAGAGGAACGGGAAGAGAGGCATAAATATAAAGGTGTAGTGAAAAATGTTATTTCTACCCAATCAGAAGATCCAATGTTAGCAGCTTTAAAATGTGTTGAAG ATGGTTCATTTGACAATGGCGATCCTAATACCACAAATTTGTATTTGGGAAATTTAAATCCAAag ATTACAGAACAACAATTAATGGAAATATTTGGTAAATATGGTCCACTAGCTAGTATTAAAATCATGTGGCCACGTAGCGATGAAGAAAAAGCCAGACAAAGAAATTGTGGTTTTGTTGCATTTATGAGTCGTAAAGATGGAGAACGGGCATTAAAAAATTTGAATG GTCGTGATATAATGCAGTATGAGATGAAATTAGGTTGGGGAAAAAGTGTACCAATACCACCTTACCCCATTTATATTCCACCTGCTTTGATGGAAATTACacaaccaccaccaccatctgGTCTTCCATTTAATGCTCAACCGCATCGCCGTGATAGACATAAG GTACCTCGCATTCGTAATCTTCAAACTGCAGACTCTCAGGAAAAGGAAAATTTAGAGAAG GTTTTGCAAAATGCAGTTGTCAAAGTGGTTATTCCAACAGAAAG AAATTTAGTTATGTTAATACATAGAATGGTAGAATTTGTAATTCGGGAGGGCCCAATGTTTGAAGCAATGATCATGAATCGAGAATTAAATAATCCTATGTTTAG atttttatttgaaaattacTCTCCAGCACATATTTACTACCGTTGGAAATTGTATTCTATATTACAAGGAGATGGGCAAAAAGAATGGCACACTGAAGACTTTAGAATGTTTAAGGGTGGAAGTGTATGGAGACCACCTCCCATTAATCCATGGACACAGGGGATGCCCGATGAGTTGATTGAAATAGAGGAAAGACAAGAACCTAGAAGAGGCAGTTTATCGAACAG TCAAAGAGACCGATTAGAAGACTTATTGAGGAACATATCACCTGAAAGGATAAAAGTTGCAGAAGCAATGGTATTTTGTATAGAACATGCTGAAGCAGCAGAAGAAATATGTGATTGTGTTTCGGAATCACTATCAATACTGCAAACTCCTGTCAATAAAAAAATTGcgagattatatcttatatctgaTATATTACATAACTGTGGTGTGAAAGTAAATAACGCTACTATTTATCGAAAGGC GTTTGAAACTCGACTTTTAGATATATTTAATGAAGTCCATCAAGCTTATAAGCAGTTTGACAGTAGATTAAAAGCAGAAGGATTTAAAGTTCGCGTAATGAGAATGTTTAAGGCATGGGAAGATTGGGCAGTTTATCCGCGagattttcttgttaaattgcaAAATACTTTCCTTGGTCTTATTTTG GTTGATGAACCAGAACCAGAAAATGATGATGATATTGATGGAGCACCTTTATCAGATGTAGATGGAGATGGTGTAGAAGATTTAGATGGTGTACCACTGGATGGTGCTGCTCTGCTTAAAGGTGCTATGAAACATGGTTTAACACCACAAACAACGTCCAACTATGATGACATTGATGGTGTACCTA TGGATGAGGATATAGATGGTGTACCTATGGATGAagatgattcttcaaacgcacaAAGTAAAGATGATGAAAAAAAACCAACAATTCCTGCGGGTTTTGTTCCATCTCGTTGGGAAACTGTTGATCCAGATCAG GTTGAGGCGCAAGCTATGACAACCAGTAAATGGGAAGAATTAGGGCAAAATGATGATTCAAATTCTCAAGATACCAGTATGGATTCCAG TGGTAGAGACTATAACGAAGAAAGACGAAGTCGATTGCGTGAAATTGAAGTTAAAATAATGCAATATCAAGATGAATTAGAAAGTGGTAGAAGAACATTAAAATCCGGTATGACGATTCAGGGACAGGTAGAACATTATAGAAAAAAACTTATAAGGAAG AGTGAGAGGGAGATGAAGGATATAAAAAGCGAGGAACGTGATGATGAACGgcgaagagaaaagaagagaagtACAACCCCAGAATCTCCATGCCACTATAGGGATAGAAGACGAAATTCAACAAGTCCATCGTCTAAAATTAATAGATATAG